A window of uncultured Fretibacterium sp. contains these coding sequences:
- a CDS encoding cyclase family protein, which produces MTQSPKDISLLEIFEVLKTKRFVDMTHAFSAQIPHWPGFPPARMETVYHYDEGIGTLGSGFLAHLYTHSGQWGTHVDPPAHFIKGMRTLDELDVKEMICPLAVLDIHEKAARNPDYAASPEDLTDWERRNGRLPEGAFVALRTDWHKRWPNEAAFANADAAGAPHFPGWGMELLRVLCEERHVRALGHETTDTDPGCTGSLPGETYVLSRDIYQIELLTNLDLLPEWGSLVVASWPKPYKGSGFPARVFAILP; this is translated from the coding sequence ATGACGCAATCCCCAAAGGATATCAGTCTGCTGGAGATTTTCGAGGTTTTGAAGACCAAACGCTTTGTGGACATGACCCACGCGTTCTCCGCCCAGATCCCCCACTGGCCAGGTTTTCCTCCGGCAAGGATGGAGACCGTCTACCACTACGACGAGGGGATCGGGACGCTGGGCTCGGGGTTTCTGGCCCACCTCTACACGCACAGCGGTCAGTGGGGCACGCACGTCGACCCGCCCGCACACTTCATCAAAGGGATGCGGACCCTGGACGAGCTGGACGTGAAGGAGATGATCTGCCCTCTTGCCGTTTTGGACATCCACGAGAAGGCGGCAAGGAATCCGGACTACGCGGCCTCCCCCGAGGACCTGACGGATTGGGAGCGCCGGAACGGCCGCCTGCCCGAGGGGGCCTTCGTCGCGCTGCGCACGGACTGGCACAAGCGTTGGCCGAACGAGGCCGCGTTCGCCAACGCCGATGCGGCCGGAGCGCCTCACTTTCCGGGCTGGGGGATGGAGCTTCTGCGGGTTCTCTGCGAGGAGCGGCACGTCCGCGCACTGGGACACGAGACCACGGACACCGACCCCGGCTGCACCGGAAGCCTTCCGGGGGAGACCTACGTACTGTCCCGGGACATCTACCAGATCGAACTGCTGACGAACCTCGACCTGCTTCCCGAGTGGGGCTCCCTGGTCGTCGCCTCCTGGCCCAAGCCCTACAAAGGCTCCGGTTTCCCGGCCAGGGTGTTCGCCATCCTGCCCTGA
- a CDS encoding redoxin domain-containing protein, which yields MQLQDYSAALEAFHSRNTDVVALSPMTGERMDALAEKLKLGFPLVSDPGNAYARSLDLVFAVESAVRDVYRTKGLDLSEYNGDESWELPVTAVFLCDEDRKVLYAWTESDYTRRPGSEELLAVLDGRS from the coding sequence CTGCAGTTGCAGGACTATAGCGCGGCTCTCGAGGCGTTTCATTCCAGGAATACGGACGTCGTCGCCCTCTCGCCGATGACCGGAGAGCGGATGGATGCGCTGGCCGAGAAGTTGAAGCTGGGCTTTCCTTTGGTGAGCGACCCCGGCAACGCCTATGCGCGGAGCTTGGATCTGGTCTTTGCGGTCGAGTCGGCCGTTCGGGATGTTTATCGGACAAAGGGGCTGGACCTCTCGGAGTACAACGGCGACGAGAGCTGGGAGCTTCCCGTGACGGCCGTCTTCCTGTGCGATGAGGATCGAAAGGTCCTTTATGCCTGGACGGAGTCGGACTACACCCGGAGGCCCGGTTCCGAGGAGTTGTTGGCGGTCCTCGATGGGCGGAGCTGA